In a single window of the Nitrospinota bacterium genome:
- the ccoN gene encoding cytochrome-c oxidase, cbb3-type subunit I, with product MEVSQAESKYNFSIVQWFSIAAVVYLVVGALVGVYIAAELAWPFLNFDIPYITFGRLRPLHTNAVIFAFGGSTLFATSYYIVQRTCNVKLWSDKLAWFTFWGWNAVIVSAVVTLPLGITTGKEYAELEWPLDILIAVVWLAYLFNYVMTVANRKVSHIYVANWFFFAMQIMITYLHVVNSLEIPVELWKSYSIFPGVQDAMIQWWYGHNAVGFFLTAGFLGIMYYFVPKQAERPIFSYRLSVLHFWALIFGYVWIGAHHLQYTALPDWSGSLGAAFSIAMIIPSWGGAVNGMLTLSGAWEKLRTDYVLRFLIVSLAFYAMSTFEGPMMSIRTVNALSHYTDWTIGHVHSGGLGWVAMVSMGAIYHMVPRLWGTELYSKKLVNVHFWMTTIGIAFYVSAMWVSGIMQGMMWRAYDEYGSLVYTFAETVAAMHPYYVLRWFGGLIFLLGALVMLFNVAMTAMGARKTAPAMARATA from the coding sequence GTGGAAGTATCACAAGCTGAATCCAAGTATAATTTCTCTATTGTCCAATGGTTTTCCATCGCGGCGGTGGTTTACCTGGTTGTCGGCGCCCTGGTTGGTGTTTACATCGCCGCGGAGCTGGCCTGGCCGTTCCTGAACTTCGACATCCCTTACATTACTTTCGGGCGTCTTCGTCCCCTTCACACAAACGCCGTGATCTTCGCGTTCGGCGGAAGCACGCTGTTCGCCACCTCCTATTACATCGTCCAGCGCACATGCAACGTGAAACTGTGGAGCGACAAGCTGGCGTGGTTCACCTTCTGGGGTTGGAACGCCGTGATAGTAAGCGCGGTAGTCACCCTGCCACTGGGCATCACCACCGGCAAGGAATACGCCGAGCTTGAATGGCCGCTGGACATCCTCATAGCGGTTGTTTGGCTTGCGTACCTGTTCAACTATGTGATGACCGTGGCCAACCGCAAGGTTTCACACATATATGTGGCCAACTGGTTCTTCTTCGCCATGCAGATAATGATCACCTATCTGCATGTGGTCAACAGCCTTGAGATCCCGGTGGAGCTTTGGAAGTCCTACTCCATATTCCCGGGCGTGCAGGACGCCATGATCCAGTGGTGGTACGGGCATAACGCCGTGGGCTTCTTCCTGACGGCGGGTTTCCTGGGCATCATGTACTACTTCGTGCCCAAACAGGCCGAGCGCCCCATATTCTCATACAGGCTGTCGGTATTGCACTTCTGGGCTCTCATTTTCGGCTACGTATGGATAGGCGCCCACCACCTGCAATACACCGCCCTGCCAGACTGGTCCGGCTCTCTGGGCGCGGCCTTCTCGATAGCGATGATAATTCCTTCATGGGGTGGCGCGGTGAACGGCATGCTCACCCTCTCCGGAGCGTGGGAAAAATTGAGGACGGACTATGTCCTGCGGTTCCTGATAGTCTCCCTGGCCTTCTACGCCATGAGCACTTTCGAGGGGCCCATGATGTCCATCCGCACCGTTAACGCCCTTTCGCATTACACCGACTGGACCATAGGCCACGTTCATTCCGGCGGCCTGGGCTGGGTGGCTATGGTGTCCATGGGCGCCATCTACCACATGGTTCCACGGCTGTGGGGAACGGAGCTGTACTCCAAAAAACTGGTGAACGTCCATTTCTGGATGACCACCATCGGCATAGCCTTCTACGTGTCGGCCATGTGGGTGTCCGGCATCATGCAGGGAATGATGTGGCGCGCGTACGACGAGTACGGCTCGCTGGTTTACACCTTCGCCGAGACGGTGGCGGCCATGCATCCGTATTACGTACTGCGCTGGTTCGGCGGCCTGATATTCCTGCTGGGCGCGCTGGTTATGCTATTCAACGTGGCCATGACCGCCATGGGGGCCAGGAAAACCGCCCCCGCCATGGCCCGCGCCACGGCTTAA
- the ccoO gene encoding cytochrome-c oxidase, cbb3-type subunit II produces MADNNGKKSFQERMELNLPAFLLMIAIVVSIGGIVTIVPLFYLDSTWEDRAKNPDGSMKNPELSAVRPYTALELAGRDVYLREGCYVCHSQMVRPFRDEKERYGHYSLAVESKYDHPFQWGSKRTGPDLARVGGKYSDEWHIAHMKDPKSVVPESVMPRYPWLESAMLDPEGVTRRLKAMRAIGVPYSDDDIANATAMVSGKSEMRALVAYLQALGTMIKFEEGKDYRD; encoded by the coding sequence ATGGCGGATAACAACGGCAAGAAATCCTTTCAGGAACGGATGGAGCTGAACCTCCCGGCGTTCCTCCTGATGATAGCCATCGTGGTGTCCATCGGCGGCATTGTTACAATAGTGCCCCTTTTCTACCTGGACAGCACATGGGAGGACCGGGCCAAGAACCCGGACGGCTCCATGAAAAACCCGGAGCTTTCGGCGGTGCGCCCCTACACGGCCCTGGAGCTGGCAGGGCGGGACGTTTACCTGCGCGAGGGCTGTTACGTGTGCCACTCGCAGATGGTACGCCCATTCCGCGACGAGAAAGAGCGCTATGGCCATTACTCTCTGGCGGTGGAAAGCAAGTACGACCATCCGTTCCAGTGGGGCTCAAAGCGCACCGGGCCGGACCTGGCCCGGGTGGGCGGGAAATATTCCGACGAGTGGCACATCGCCCACATGAAAGATCCCAAGTCGGTGGTGCCGGAGTCTGTCATGCCCCGTTACCCGTGGTTGGAGTCGGCCATGTTGGACCCGGAGGGCGTAACGCGCCGCCTGAAGGCCATGCGGGCCATCGGAGTGCCTTATAGCGACGATGATATAGCCAACGCCACTGCGATGGTCTCCGGCAAATCGGAGATGCGGGCGCTGGTGGCATATCTTCAGGCGCTGGGCACGATGATAAAGTTCGAGGAGGGTAAGGATTACCGTGACTGA
- a CDS encoding cbb3-type cytochrome c oxidase subunit 3, whose product MTPTDWFGLILLVTLSVLLAGVYIYVLRPGSKAKMDKHRYIPLEDDRFGEED is encoded by the coding sequence ATGACGCCCACCGACTGGTTCGGGCTGATCCTTCTGGTCACGCTATCCGTGTTGCTGGCCGGGGTTTACATTTACGTACTGCGCCCCGGAAGCAAGGCAAAAATGGACAAACACCGGTACATCCCCCTGGAGGATGACCGCTTTGGCGAAGAGGACTGA
- the ccoP gene encoding cytochrome-c oxidase, cbb3-type subunit III produces MAEKHDPYKAKDTGHEWDGIKELKNNPPRWWIICGYLSFAFLAGYFILYPSIPLVSGYTHGLLGWTQIDEYKEGVEAINAVREPFDKKIGKMTVAEILADPEMSRFAQVSSKALFGDNCAACHGSGGQGATGFPVLADDDWLYGGTVEAIHETITGGRQGIMPAYAQLLSRQEIDDLVKFVSTLPSGAIHEAGKAVFLGQTPGAADCVACHGEDAKGIKDVGSANLTDNIWRFSGTEDGIRQTIMNGVNQDGPQTRKAVMPVFGGRLTDNQIKKLAVRVYLLGGGQKG; encoded by the coding sequence ATGGCGGAGAAACACGACCCTTACAAGGCTAAAGACACGGGCCACGAGTGGGATGGAATAAAGGAGCTGAAGAACAATCCACCCCGGTGGTGGATCATTTGCGGATACCTTAGTTTCGCTTTCCTGGCCGGGTACTTCATTTTGTATCCCTCTATCCCTCTGGTGAGCGGCTACACCCATGGTCTGCTGGGGTGGACCCAGATAGACGAGTACAAGGAGGGGGTGGAGGCCATAAACGCGGTGCGGGAACCTTTCGACAAAAAGATCGGGAAGATGACCGTGGCCGAAATACTGGCCGACCCTGAGATGAGCCGGTTCGCCCAGGTATCCTCCAAGGCGTTGTTCGGTGATAATTGCGCCGCCTGTCATGGCTCCGGCGGCCAGGGCGCCACGGGCTTCCCGGTTCTGGCCGATGACGACTGGCTGTACGGCGGGACCGTAGAAGCCATCCATGAGACCATAACCGGCGGCAGACAAGGGATTATGCCAGCCTACGCTCAGCTTTTGAGCAGGCAGGAGATAGACGACCTGGTGAAGTTCGTCTCCACGCTTCCGTCCGGCGCTATCCACGAAGCTGGTAAAGCCGTGTTTCTGGGACAGACCCCCGGCGCGGCGGACTGCGTGGCCTGCCATGGAGAGGACGCCAAGGGGATAAAAGACGTGGGTTCGGCGAACCTTACGGACAATATCTGGCGCTTCTCCGGCACGGAGGATGGGATTCGGCAGACCATCATGAACGGTGTCAACCAGGATGGCCCTCAAACCCGGAAAGCGGTGATGCCGGTTTTCGGCGGCAGGCTCACGGATAACCAGATCAAGAAACTGGCGGTAAGGGTTTACCTTTTGGGAGGCGGCCAGAAAGGCTGA
- the ccoG gene encoding cytochrome c oxidase accessory protein CcoG, which produces MPGRFRRLKWLVASIYLLYFIGPYLRWDGRQALLLDIPARKYHIFSLTIWPQDVWMLSLLLLTFFITLFAATTIAGRVFCGYVCWQTVWTDVYTLIEEWIEGPPAQRRALDKAPWSLHKLRVKAPKQAAWLVLSGLTGITFTAYFMDVFELWGRYFSLEGPVYIWVTPLPFMIGSYIGAGFMREQICFWLCPYARIQGVMTDPETLMPTYDNLRGEPRGKLVKCAMTGVKNGDCIDCNLCVAVCPTGIDIRNGQQEGCITCALCVDACDTVMEKTGRPTGLVRYMSLKESHGEAHRAAFKRPRVLIYSAIVIAAISGVIYGATHLAPMTLTVIHERQPLFVTLSDGSIQNSYTVKILNKTDKPMEYRITASGVDGLGLDVMGGPVARVEAGKVAPVQARIRVPKGKMAVESAPVYFEAESLSDSAIGDRYESVFISPKTGG; this is translated from the coding sequence ATGCCCGGCAGGTTCCGCCGGCTCAAATGGTTAGTTGCCTCCATTTACCTTTTGTATTTCATAGGGCCCTATCTGCGGTGGGACGGAAGGCAAGCCCTTTTGCTGGACATACCGGCCCGCAAATACCACATTTTCTCTCTTACCATATGGCCGCAGGATGTGTGGATGCTCTCCTTGCTACTGTTGACGTTCTTTATCACCCTCTTCGCGGCCACCACCATCGCCGGCCGGGTGTTCTGCGGATACGTATGCTGGCAGACGGTATGGACAGACGTTTACACCCTGATAGAAGAATGGATAGAAGGGCCGCCCGCCCAGCGGCGCGCTTTGGACAAGGCTCCATGGTCTCTCCATAAACTCCGCGTTAAAGCCCCCAAACAAGCCGCATGGCTGGTTCTAAGCGGGTTGACCGGCATCACCTTCACCGCGTACTTCATGGACGTTTTCGAGCTTTGGGGACGCTATTTCTCGCTGGAAGGGCCGGTGTATATATGGGTAACGCCCCTCCCCTTCATGATCGGCTCTTACATAGGCGCGGGCTTCATGCGAGAGCAGATATGCTTCTGGCTTTGCCCATACGCCCGCATCCAGGGGGTCATGACCGACCCGGAAACGCTGATGCCCACCTATGACAACCTGCGCGGCGAGCCCCGGGGCAAGCTCGTCAAATGCGCTATGACAGGAGTTAAAAACGGTGATTGCATAGACTGTAACCTTTGCGTGGCTGTTTGCCCCACGGGGATAGACATCCGGAACGGCCAGCAGGAAGGGTGCATCACCTGCGCCCTTTGTGTGGACGCGTGCGACACGGTTATGGAAAAAACCGGCAGGCCCACGGGGCTGGTGCGCTACATGTCGTTGAAAGAAAGCCATGGCGAGGCCCATAGGGCCGCTTTTAAACGGCCCCGGGTGCTTATCTACTCCGCCATAGTTATCGCCGCCATATCGGGTGTCATTTACGGGGCCACCCATCTTGCCCCCATGACGCTTACGGTCATCCACGAGCGCCAGCCGCTATTCGTGACCTTGTCGGACGGCTCCATCCAAAACAGCTACACGGTGAAGATACTCAACAAGACCGACAAGCCCATGGAATACAGGATCACCGCTTCTGGCGTTGATGGGCTTGGACTGGATGTGATGGGAGGGCCTGTGGCGCGGGTGGAGGCGGGCAAGGTGGCGCCGGTGCAGGCCAGGATCCGTGTCCCCAAAGGCAAGATGGCCGTGGAATCAGCCCCGGTATATTTCGAAGCGGAAAGCCTGTCTGATAGCGCAATCGGCGACCGGTATGAAAGCGTGTTCATCTCGCCAAAAACGGGAGGATAA
- a CDS encoding FixH family protein produces the protein MSQNPATSGKTVASSGGALKSPWIWGFAGFIALALAVNLLAVYFAVSSSPGLVTKDYYERGQSFTERAKLSFVMRQKLGWRLDITPAPGASVGKRTEFTLNVTGVDGTNATVDSASFSAYRPSDATADFSTPMVKQADGSFRADVEFPLDGVWDIIITASQGDNQADTARRVIIKSR, from the coding sequence ATGAGCCAAAATCCGGCAACTTCGGGTAAAACAGTGGCGTCATCGGGAGGCGCCCTCAAAAGCCCATGGATATGGGGTTTCGCGGGGTTTATCGCCCTGGCGCTGGCGGTAAACCTGCTGGCGGTATATTTCGCCGTGTCGTCCAGCCCGGGCCTTGTGACGAAGGATTATTACGAACGGGGCCAGTCGTTCACCGAACGGGCCAAGCTAAGTTTCGTGATGCGCCAGAAACTGGGTTGGAGGCTGGATATAACTCCGGCTCCGGGAGCCTCCGTTGGCAAGCGCACTGAATTCACGCTGAATGTAACGGGCGTGGACGGAACCAATGCGACGGTGGACTCGGCATCCTTTTCCGCATACCGGCCATCGGACGCCACCGCGGATTTCTCCACCCCCATGGTTAAACAGGCTGATGGCTCGTTCAGGGCGGACGTGGAGTTTCCCCTCGATGGGGTATGGGACATCATCATCACCGCCAGCCAGGGAGACAACCAGGCGGATACGGCCCGGCGAGTGATCATTAAATCCCGTTAA
- a CDS encoding heavy metal translocating P-type ATPase gives MPQGTIKPLSRSTEVCFHCGLPLPGSGPVQAEAGGEIKNFCCNGCAAVCQAIFESGLEGYYERANTGQPPFGPPPLPPEHPEIYDMEDVQAGVVAGDGVKEAYFLVDGIHCAACVWLIERALTGKTRGVVSAEVNLASKKLKVKWDENATHLSTIIQRLGKLGYAATPYSTIAADEATKKNLRLMLYRIGLAGFAAMNMMWIAIALWAGASEGEFRDFFRWAGLFLATPTLLYSGWPFFAGAFRGLRGLTLTMDLPIAIGASATYLYSVYVTALNPAQGETYFDTVVTFIFVILVGRYLEAASRHKAADATLRLMELQPKVVTVIRENGEEIIPVKAALEGDMALIRPGERIAVDGIVMDGESEADESVMTGESRPISKKQGDEVVAGTMNQSGALRVRVTRPMRETALAKMINLIEEAQASRAPVQRISDKIVPWFVAATLGVAVFTWMFWIGDGVEKALMASTAVLIITCPCALGMATPMAIVVAAGWGAKNGIFIKNGESLETLAKANSFLFDKTGALTEGKIKVTGFNPAEGVSPGELLSLASAVERYSEHGLARAVVLKARELGLEEPERVEDFKYTPGMGVAAKVDGAIILAGSARWLEGNGAPVSPAMLAMAQQEEAGGATCVFAARNGTLMGYITLTDNPRENAGKTVDRLKADGMELAMLTGDRLAVAKHLAVRLGGMELIAEMKPEQKAAAVKERKSAGKVVVMVGDGVNDAPALATADVGIAVATGSDVSMASAGVIVTGASLFKVYESLALARRTLAVIKQNLTISLVYNLVMVPLAAGGFVTPVLAAVAMPISSLLVIGNSARIGMGVVGWK, from the coding sequence ATGCCACAGGGCACAATAAAGCCCTTGAGCCGCTCAACGGAAGTTTGTTTCCATTGCGGCCTTCCCCTCCCAGGGTCCGGCCCTGTCCAAGCGGAAGCCGGGGGCGAAATAAAAAACTTCTGTTGCAACGGATGCGCGGCGGTTTGCCAGGCCATATTCGAATCCGGCCTGGAAGGTTATTACGAACGCGCTAACACCGGCCAGCCCCCTTTCGGCCCGCCTCCTCTCCCGCCGGAACATCCCGAAATATACGACATGGAGGATGTGCAGGCGGGAGTTGTAGCTGGCGATGGCGTGAAAGAAGCCTATTTCCTGGTGGACGGCATCCATTGCGCCGCTTGCGTATGGCTTATCGAACGGGCGTTGACTGGAAAGACCCGGGGGGTGGTTTCGGCGGAGGTGAACCTTGCTTCAAAAAAGCTGAAGGTGAAATGGGACGAAAACGCGACTCACCTTTCCACCATCATCCAAAGGCTCGGGAAGCTCGGTTACGCGGCCACGCCATATTCCACCATCGCCGCCGACGAGGCCACTAAAAAGAATCTGCGTCTTATGCTGTACCGCATAGGGCTGGCGGGATTCGCCGCCATGAACATGATGTGGATAGCCATAGCCCTTTGGGCGGGCGCTTCGGAGGGGGAATTCCGCGACTTCTTCCGGTGGGCCGGTTTATTCCTGGCCACGCCCACCCTGCTTTACTCCGGCTGGCCATTTTTCGCCGGGGCCTTTCGCGGACTGAGGGGATTGACCCTCACCATGGACCTGCCCATCGCCATTGGCGCTTCGGCCACATACCTTTACTCGGTTTATGTCACGGCGCTCAATCCCGCGCAGGGGGAGACATATTTTGATACGGTGGTGACGTTTATTTTCGTGATCCTCGTGGGGCGGTATCTTGAAGCCGCCTCACGCCACAAAGCCGCCGACGCCACCCTGCGGCTGATGGAGTTGCAACCAAAGGTTGTGACGGTGATAAGAGAAAACGGGGAAGAGATAATCCCGGTGAAAGCCGCGCTGGAAGGAGATATGGCGCTTATCAGGCCCGGGGAACGCATTGCTGTGGACGGGATTGTGATGGATGGGGAGAGCGAGGCGGACGAGTCTGTGATGACCGGTGAGTCCCGCCCCATAAGCAAGAAGCAGGGGGACGAAGTGGTGGCGGGAACCATGAACCAGTCTGGCGCCTTGCGCGTGCGGGTTACCCGCCCCATGCGGGAGACGGCTTTGGCCAAAATGATTAACCTTATCGAGGAAGCCCAGGCCTCCCGCGCCCCGGTGCAGAGGATTTCAGACAAGATAGTGCCGTGGTTCGTAGCCGCGACCCTTGGCGTGGCGGTGTTTACATGGATGTTTTGGATCGGCGACGGCGTTGAAAAGGCGCTGATGGCCTCCACGGCGGTGCTGATAATCACATGCCCCTGCGCCTTGGGGATGGCCACGCCCATGGCCATTGTGGTGGCCGCCGGGTGGGGGGCGAAGAACGGCATTTTCATAAAGAACGGCGAATCGCTGGAAACCCTCGCCAAGGCGAACAGTTTTCTTTTCGATAAAACCGGGGCGCTGACCGAGGGAAAGATAAAAGTGACCGGGTTCAATCCGGCGGAAGGCGTTTCCCCCGGCGAACTTTTATCGCTGGCTTCCGCCGTGGAGCGTTACTCGGAGCATGGCCTGGCCAGGGCCGTCGTTTTAAAAGCCAGGGAGCTTGGCCTGGAAGAGCCGGAACGGGTGGAGGATTTCAAATACACCCCAGGCATGGGCGTTGCCGCGAAAGTGGATGGGGCGATAATCCTTGCTGGCTCGGCCCGGTGGCTGGAAGGCAACGGGGCGCCTGTGTCGCCAGCCATGCTTGCAATGGCGCAACAGGAGGAAGCCGGAGGAGCCACATGCGTCTTCGCCGCCAGAAACGGGACGCTGATGGGATACATAACCTTGACAGACAACCCAAGGGAAAACGCGGGAAAAACCGTTGACCGGCTAAAGGCCGATGGGATGGAGCTTGCCATGCTCACCGGCGACAGGCTGGCGGTGGCAAAACACCTGGCCGTCCGGTTGGGTGGAATGGAATTGATAGCGGAAATGAAGCCGGAACAAAAAGCCGCCGCCGTGAAGGAACGCAAGAGCGCCGGCAAAGTGGTGGTGATGGTGGGTGACGGGGTGAACGACGCGCCCGCCCTGGCCACGGCGGACGTGGGAATAGCTGTGGCCACCGGCTCCGACGTATCCATGGCCAGCGCCGGGGTGATTGTCACCGGGGCAAGCCTGTTCAAGGTTTATGAATCGCTCGCCCTGGCGCGAAGGACGCTGGCTGTAATCAAACAGAACCTCACCATTTCGCTTGTATATAATCTTGTGATGGTCCCACTGGCGGCGGGCGGGTTTGTAACGCCGGTGCTGGCGGCGGTGGCCATGCCAATAAGCTCTCTGCTTGTTATTGGCAATTCCGCGCGGATTGGAATGGGAGTCGTTGGATGGAAGTGA
- the ccoS gene encoding cbb3-type cytochrome oxidase assembly protein CcoS, producing MEVIYGLLPAIIIMGLGVLVALFWAVRSGQYDDMEGPANRILMDDDDPSLPEKSGTRADDKSDKRKNKR from the coding sequence ATGGAAGTGATCTACGGCCTGCTACCGGCCATCATCATTATGGGCCTGGGAGTTCTGGTGGCGCTTTTCTGGGCTGTGCGAAGCGGCCAGTATGACGACATGGAAGGCCCCGCAAACAGGATTCTGATGGATGATGACGACCCATCACTGCCGGAGAAAAGCGGAACACGCGCTGACGACAAATCGGATAAGCGGAAAAACAAGAGATAG
- a CDS encoding sulfite exporter TauE/SafE family protein: MAHSMYWPDFSAAFLLGLAGGLHCVGMCGGIVMALTLGSRGPWWPGVATYHATRITSYAILGALAGAVGGAGTAMGAQKGLSVAAGFAMVIFAFQLGGFIPESFFKLPGLAPPAKYLRKAANGKSITAWGVVGFFNGLLPCGLVYAALALALNSGNGLAGAILLVAFGLGTAPSLLGVAAITKLVSPRIRGVLLKAAAVALALFGLFMIVKVFVMTGHHGAHPAALQHGSHQEIQPPSMTPWNVSITADGRVEVLGVTLGKTTVEEAARLFLADPEISVFERRDGSMSLEAYFGKVTMDGLTGEITALIQTNNDFVVRVRERPVKKEPAPSGDLRYTLGSGEFAEAFVKPVVALTYVPSVNLDDDMVAKRFGPPDRKIKTGGAVHWLYPAKGVDVIVNAGGKDVIQYVTPEKFGSLEKPLEQR, encoded by the coding sequence GTGGCGCATTCCATGTACTGGCCGGACTTTTCCGCGGCGTTCCTTTTAGGCCTGGCTGGGGGGCTTCATTGCGTGGGCATGTGCGGGGGCATAGTGATGGCCCTCACGCTGGGCTCCCGGGGGCCGTGGTGGCCTGGAGTTGCCACATATCACGCTACGCGTATTACCTCCTACGCCATTTTGGGGGCGCTGGCCGGGGCCGTGGGCGGCGCTGGAACAGCTATGGGCGCGCAGAAAGGCCTGTCGGTGGCGGCGGGTTTTGCGATGGTCATTTTCGCCTTTCAACTGGGCGGGTTCATCCCCGAATCTTTTTTCAAGTTACCCGGATTGGCTCCTCCCGCAAAATATCTTCGTAAAGCCGCCAACGGCAAGTCCATAACTGCCTGGGGTGTGGTGGGGTTTTTTAACGGACTGCTTCCTTGCGGCCTTGTTTACGCGGCGCTGGCGCTGGCGCTAAATTCCGGTAATGGGCTGGCGGGGGCCATTTTACTGGTGGCCTTCGGGCTTGGCACGGCTCCGTCCCTTCTAGGTGTAGCCGCAATCACCAAACTTGTTTCCCCGAGGATCCGGGGCGTTCTGCTTAAAGCCGCCGCCGTGGCGTTGGCGCTTTTCGGGCTGTTCATGATAGTGAAGGTTTTTGTCATGACCGGCCATCATGGGGCTCACCCGGCCGCCCTTCAACATGGATCCCACCAAGAAATCCAACCGCCTTCCATGACGCCATGGAACGTTTCCATCACCGCAGACGGGCGCGTGGAAGTCCTCGGCGTGACCCTTGGAAAAACCACCGTGGAGGAAGCCGCGCGGCTGTTTCTGGCCGACCCGGAAATATCCGTTTTCGAGCGGCGCGATGGAAGCATGTCGCTGGAAGCCTATTTTGGCAAGGTCACCATGGATGGGCTGACCGGCGAGATAACGGCGCTGATACAGACGAATAACGATTTTGTCGTAAGGGTGAGGGAACGCCCGGTTAAAAAAGAACCGGCTCCCAGCGGGGATTTGCGCTACACCTTAGGCTCCGGCGAATTCGCCGAAGCGTTCGTGAAACCTGTGGTGGCGCTCACCTATGTGCCTTCGGTGAATCTGGATGACGATATGGTGGCCAAACGGTTCGGCCCGCCGGATAGGAAAATTAAAACCGGCGGCGCTGTCCATTGGCTTTACCCGGCCAAAGGAGTGGATGTAATAGTGAACGCCGGGGGGAAGGATGTAATCCAGTATGTAACGCCGGAAAAATTCGGGAGTCTGGAAAAACCGCTGGAACAGCGCTAG